Proteins encoded by one window of Alphaproteobacteria bacterium:
- the obgE gene encoding GTPase ObgE, protein MKFLDEAKIFLRSGGGGNGCVGFRREKYVEFGGPDGGDGGRGGSVILQAVGGLNTLIDYRYRQHFRAERGEDGKGSQRSGRSGQDLVLQVPVGTQILDEERERILADLTHVGQTVRLLAGGKGGLGNQHFKSSTNQAPRRATPGGDSQELWVWLRLKLIADAGLIGLPNAGKSTFLATVTHAHPKIANYPFTTLHPHLGVAAVGEMTMVLADLPGLIEGAAEGRGLGTRFLGHVERCGALLHLVDAAADDCVAAWRTVRGELEHYGAGLADKPEVLALSRCDVVEESHIREKQAALAAAAGRPVHLLSSAARRGLDDVLRAIAEPVAAARAAAAAAARDDTYGDIGDSAVAADPDVLDPDVLDQNTAAASDMTDETAAVAWSPLPVDKRRRRP, encoded by the coding sequence ATGAAGTTCCTCGACGAAGCCAAAATCTTTCTGCGCAGCGGTGGCGGCGGCAATGGCTGTGTCGGCTTCCGACGTGAGAAGTATGTGGAGTTCGGCGGCCCCGACGGCGGCGACGGCGGCCGTGGCGGCTCCGTCATCCTGCAGGCGGTTGGCGGCCTCAATACCCTGATCGACTATCGCTATCGTCAACACTTCCGGGCGGAACGTGGCGAGGACGGCAAGGGCAGCCAGCGCAGCGGCCGCAGCGGCCAGGACCTGGTGCTGCAGGTGCCGGTCGGCACCCAGATTCTGGATGAAGAGCGCGAGCGGATCCTGGCCGACCTCACCCACGTCGGCCAGACCGTGCGGCTGCTGGCCGGCGGCAAGGGCGGGCTTGGCAACCAGCATTTCAAATCGTCAACCAACCAGGCGCCGCGTCGCGCCACCCCCGGCGGCGACTCGCAGGAGCTGTGGGTCTGGCTGCGCCTCAAGCTGATCGCCGATGCCGGCCTTATCGGCCTGCCCAATGCCGGCAAGTCCACCTTCCTGGCCACCGTCACCCACGCCCATCCGAAGATCGCCAACTACCCCTTTACCACCCTCCATCCCCATCTGGGCGTGGCGGCGGTGGGCGAAATGACCATGGTGCTGGCCGATCTGCCGGGTCTCATCGAAGGGGCGGCGGAGGGTCGCGGCCTCGGCACGCGCTTCCTCGGCCATGTGGAGCGTTGCGGCGCTCTGCTCCACCTGGTGGATGCAGCGGCTGACGATTGCGTCGCCGCCTGGCGCACCGTGCGCGGCGAGCTGGAACACTATGGCGCGGGTCTTGCCGACAAGCCGGAGGTGCTGGCTCTGTCGCGCTGCGATGTGGTGGAAGAGTCCCACATCCGGGAAAAGCAGGCGGCGCTCGCCGCCGCCGCCGGCCGGCCTGTCCATCTCCTGTCGTCGGCCGCGCGACGCGGCCTCGACGATGTGCTGCGCGCCATTGCCGAACCGGTCGCCGCCGCGCGCGCCGCAGCCGCTGCCGCTGCCCGTGACGACACCTATGGTGACATCGGCGACAGCGCCGTCGCGGCAGACCCGGACGTGCTGGACCCGGACGTGCTGGACCAGAACACCGCCGCCGCCTCTGATATGACTGACGAGACCGCTGCCGTCGCCTGGTCACCACTGCCGGTCGACAAACGCCGGCGGCGGCCATGA
- the rpmA gene encoding 50S ribosomal protein L27, whose translation MAHKKSAGSSRNGRDSAGRRLGVKKFGGEAVIAGNIIIRQRGTKVHPGVNVGMGRDHTLFAKADGAVAFRRSGSRMFVSVVPPA comes from the coding sequence ATGGCCCACAAGAAATCCGCCGGTAGCTCACGCAACGGTCGCGACAGCGCCGGTCGTCGTCTCGGCGTCAAGAAGTTCGGCGGCGAGGCCGTCATCGCCGGCAACATCATCATCCGCCAGCGCGGCACCAAAGTGCATCCCGGCGTCAATGTGGGCATGGGCCGCGATCACACCCTGTTCGCCAAGGCCGACGGCGCGGTTGCCTTCCGCCGCTCCGGCAGCCGCATGTTCGTTTCCGTGGTGCCGCCCGCATAG
- the rplU gene encoding 50S ribosomal protein L21, whose amino-acid sequence MYAVIRTGGKQYRIAPGDVIRVERLAGEAGATLTLDDVLMVGGDGAAPRLGAPVLAGASVKATVLEQDRNDKIIVFKKQRRQNHRRKRGHRQQVTVLRITDIVAKGGAA is encoded by the coding sequence ATGTACGCAGTCATCCGCACCGGCGGCAAACAGTACCGCATCGCCCCCGGCGACGTTATCCGGGTGGAGCGCCTGGCCGGAGAGGCCGGAGCAACGCTCACCCTGGACGATGTGCTGATGGTTGGCGGCGACGGCGCCGCACCCCGGCTCGGCGCACCGGTCCTTGCCGGGGCGTCGGTCAAGGCGACGGTGCTGGAGCAGGACCGCAACGACAAGATCATCGTCTTCAAGAAGCAGCGGCGGCAGAACCATCGCCGCAAACGCGGCCACCGTCAGCAGGTGACGGTCCTGCGCATTACTGACATCGTCGCCAAGGGCGGCGCCGCCTAG